The following proteins come from a genomic window of Micromonospora echinofusca:
- the leuE gene encoding leucine efflux protein LeuE: MMAGVLGITDIWTYVLGTVAIVLLPGPNSLFVLSTAAQRGVATGYRAAGGVFVGDGILMFLSAAGVASLVQAYPPLFLVIKYAGAAYLGYVGLTMLRGAWRRWRTRNDPTTPRLIDAAEPAALRSPFRKALVISLLNPKAILFFVSFFIQFVDPGYAWPALSFLLLGLIAQVTSALYLTALIFTGTFLAAQFRRRHRLAAGATTGVAALFLGFSLKLATASA; the protein is encoded by the coding sequence ATGATGGCGGGCGTGCTGGGCATCACCGACATCTGGACGTACGTGCTGGGCACCGTGGCGATCGTTCTGCTGCCCGGTCCCAACTCCCTCTTCGTGCTCTCCACCGCCGCGCAGCGGGGCGTGGCGACCGGCTACCGGGCGGCCGGCGGGGTCTTCGTCGGCGACGGGATACTCATGTTCCTCTCCGCCGCCGGCGTGGCGTCGCTGGTCCAGGCGTACCCGCCGCTCTTCCTCGTGATCAAGTACGCCGGCGCCGCGTACCTCGGCTATGTGGGGTTGACGATGCTGCGCGGCGCGTGGCGGCGCTGGCGGACGCGCAACGACCCGACCACCCCGCGGCTCATCGACGCCGCGGAGCCGGCGGCGCTGCGCAGCCCGTTCCGCAAGGCGCTGGTGATCAGCCTGCTCAACCCGAAGGCGATCCTCTTCTTCGTCTCGTTCTTCATCCAGTTCGTGGACCCGGGCTACGCCTGGCCGGCACTGTCGTTCCTGCTGCTCGGGCTCATCGCCCAGGTCACCAGCGCGCTCTACCTGACCGCGCTGATCTTCACGGGCACGTTCCTGGCGGCCCAGTTCCGCCGGCGCCACCGCCTGGCCGCCGGCGCCACCACGGGCGTCGCCGCGCTCTTCCTCGGCTTCAGCCTCAAGCTGGCCACCGCCAGCGCCTGA
- a CDS encoding nuclear transport factor 2-like protein → MTDARGLVEEFNAAWERGDLDAVVGFLSEDVAYCPSAWDGPD, encoded by the coding sequence GTGACCGATGCACGGGGATTGGTTGAGGAGTTCAACGCGGCCTGGGAGCGGGGGGACCTCGACGCGGTCGTCGGCTTCCTGAGCGAGGACGTCGCGTACTGTCCGAGTGCCTGGGACGGGCCGGACTGA
- a CDS encoding regulatory protein RecX, translating into MAGRRARTGRGWDASPARAGDDDTPRPRRARRGRTGDTDPEAPPAPPRDEAELAREICLRQLAVRPRTRAELAGALAKRGVSDEVSAEVLDRYDEVGIIDDAAFARAWVASRHSGRGLARRALANELRQRGVDGEVASEALGELDEETEAETARALVERKLRTARGEPDAVFRRLVAMLARKGYPPGVAIRAVKDALAAQSAEAAEFADQIDADALADAEGELDRDSRPLG; encoded by the coding sequence GTGGCAGGAAGACGCGCCCGCACCGGGCGGGGCTGGGATGCCAGCCCCGCCCGCGCGGGCGACGACGACACGCCCCGGCCTCGTCGGGCCCGGCGCGGCCGGACCGGCGACACCGACCCCGAGGCGCCCCCGGCCCCACCGCGCGACGAGGCCGAGCTGGCGCGGGAGATCTGCCTGCGCCAGCTCGCCGTCCGACCCCGCACCCGGGCCGAGTTGGCCGGGGCGCTGGCGAAGCGGGGCGTCTCCGACGAGGTCTCGGCGGAGGTGCTCGACCGCTACGACGAGGTCGGCATCATCGACGACGCCGCGTTCGCCCGGGCCTGGGTGGCGAGCCGGCACTCCGGCCGGGGTCTGGCCCGCCGGGCGCTGGCCAACGAGCTGCGTCAGCGCGGGGTGGACGGCGAGGTCGCGAGCGAGGCCCTCGGCGAGCTGGACGAGGAGACCGAGGCCGAGACCGCCCGCGCCCTGGTCGAGCGGAAGCTGCGCACCGCCCGGGGCGAGCCGGACGCCGTCTTCCGGCGGCTGGTGGCCATGCTGGCCCGCAAGGGCTACCCGCCAGGCGTGGCGATCCGGGCGGTGAAGGACGCGCTCGCCGCACAGAGCGCCGAGGCGGCCGAGTTCGCCGACCAGATCGACGCCGACGCGCTCGCCGACGCCGAGGGCGAGCTGGACCGCGACAGCCGCCCCCTCGGTTGA
- a CDS encoding bifunctional pyridoxamine 5'-phosphate oxidase family protein/GNAT family N-acetyltransferase, translating to MYAPTDRTTASRSRERMSYDEAAAHAVLDEAYDCALGFTVDGEPRVLPTLHVRIGDTLYLHGSTGSRPLLAARGEGLRVCVAVTLLDGLVYGRSQFHHSANYRSVVAHGTARLVTDEREKLRMLTALVEKAAPGRSADSRPPSRRELAETAVLALPLREVSVRARAGGVRDEETDLALPHWAGVVPLRLTAGAPEPDAGVGVPVPAYLRERTSPWLEPAVLRGEHVLLEPLDLAHADELHAATADPEVWRHLGSPQPADPAGTAEGIAVALAAHRRGERVPWVQRCAVTGAVVGTTSFYEVDPERRAVAIGYTWLGRPWWRTGINTEAKLLLLARAFDELGAERVVWHTDIRNERSQRAIERLGASREGVLRRHRLRPDGSWRDTVQYSMTVDEWPNAQVTLRERLRRAAPVAS from the coding sequence ATGTACGCACCCACCGACCGGACCACCGCCAGCCGCTCCCGGGAGCGGATGAGCTACGACGAGGCGGCCGCGCACGCCGTCCTCGACGAGGCGTACGACTGCGCGCTCGGGTTCACCGTCGACGGCGAGCCCCGCGTGCTGCCCACCCTGCACGTGCGCATCGGCGACACCCTCTACCTGCACGGCTCCACCGGCAGCCGGCCGCTGCTCGCCGCCCGGGGCGAGGGGCTGCGGGTCTGCGTCGCCGTCACCCTGCTCGACGGCCTCGTCTACGGCCGCTCACAGTTTCACCACAGCGCCAACTACCGCTCGGTCGTGGCGCACGGCACCGCGCGGCTGGTCACCGACGAGCGGGAGAAGCTGCGGATGCTGACCGCCCTGGTGGAGAAGGCCGCCCCGGGGCGCAGCGCCGACAGCCGTCCCCCGTCGCGCCGGGAGCTGGCCGAGACGGCCGTGCTCGCCCTGCCGCTGCGCGAGGTGTCGGTGCGCGCCCGCGCCGGCGGCGTACGCGACGAGGAGACCGACCTCGCCCTGCCGCACTGGGCCGGTGTGGTGCCGCTGCGGCTGACCGCCGGGGCACCCGAGCCCGACGCCGGGGTGGGCGTGCCGGTGCCGGCGTACCTGCGGGAGCGCACCTCGCCGTGGCTCGAGCCGGCGGTGCTGCGCGGGGAGCACGTGCTGCTGGAACCGCTCGACCTCGCGCACGCCGACGAGCTGCACGCCGCGACCGCCGACCCGGAGGTGTGGCGGCACCTCGGCAGCCCGCAGCCGGCCGACCCCGCCGGCACCGCCGAGGGGATCGCCGTCGCCCTGGCCGCCCACCGGCGGGGCGAGCGGGTGCCGTGGGTGCAGCGCTGCGCGGTGACCGGCGCCGTGGTGGGGACCACCTCCTTCTACGAGGTGGACCCGGAGCGCCGGGCGGTGGCGATCGGCTACACCTGGCTGGGCCGGCCCTGGTGGCGCACCGGGATCAACACGGAGGCGAAGCTGCTGCTGCTCGCCCGCGCCTTCGACGAGCTGGGTGCGGAGCGGGTGGTCTGGCACACCGACATCCGCAACGAGCGCTCGCAGCGGGCGATCGAGCGCCTCGGCGCGTCCCGCGAGGGGGTGCTGCGCCGGCACCGGCTGCGCCCGGACGGCTCCTGGCGGGACACCGTGCAGTATTCGATGACCGTCGACGAGTGGCCGAACGCACAGGTCACGCTGCGGGAAAGGCTTCGCCGGGCGGCGCCCGTGGCCTCATGA
- a CDS encoding MFS transporter, which translates to MATDLAAPLAAPDVAPIQRRTLRLLFATQIIGGIGVTIGVAVGALLASDVAGTAVAGLVSSAAVVGGALLAVPVTRIMTVRGRRPGLVVAYLTGAAGGVLVVLAAVTRWVPLLFLGMLLFGGGSAANLQARYAAVDLAVPARRGRQLSLIVWATTIGAVAAPNFASLADRTTSGWGLPPLAGPFAFSAAALALAAGAILALLRPDPLLTARRLAAAVAPPAPVAAPAATARHGAGMRAAWSVVRTRPAARLGIVAVAVGHLVMVAVMVMTPVRLHEWHDDADVLRVVGLVLSLHIAGMYALAPVAGWLTDRVGRRAVILGGVGLLLAACAVAGTAGHHTARLSVGLFLLGLGWSGTMVAGSTLLSESVPVGIRPSVQGLSDLTMGLAGAGAGAVSGFVVAAAGYPVLTGLAAVAVVPLVTLALRPVPVGAPDEEE; encoded by the coding sequence ATGGCCACCGACCTGGCCGCGCCGCTCGCCGCGCCCGACGTCGCGCCCATCCAGCGGCGTACGCTGCGGCTGCTCTTCGCCACCCAGATCATCGGCGGCATCGGGGTGACCATCGGCGTCGCCGTCGGGGCGCTGCTCGCCTCCGACGTGGCCGGCACCGCCGTCGCGGGCCTGGTCAGCAGCGCCGCCGTGGTCGGCGGGGCGTTGCTGGCCGTGCCGGTCACCCGGATCATGACCGTCCGGGGCCGCCGACCCGGCCTGGTCGTGGCGTACCTGACGGGCGCCGCCGGCGGCGTGCTGGTGGTCCTCGCCGCGGTGACCCGCTGGGTTCCGCTGCTCTTTCTCGGCATGCTCCTGTTCGGCGGCGGCAGCGCGGCCAACCTCCAGGCCCGTTACGCGGCGGTCGACCTGGCGGTTCCGGCGCGCCGGGGCCGCCAGCTCTCGTTGATCGTCTGGGCCACCACCATCGGCGCGGTCGCCGCGCCGAACTTCGCCTCGCTCGCCGACCGCACCACCAGCGGCTGGGGGCTGCCGCCGCTGGCCGGCCCGTTCGCGTTCAGCGCCGCCGCGCTCGCGCTGGCCGCCGGGGCGATCCTGGCGCTGCTGCGGCCGGACCCGCTGCTCACCGCGCGCCGGCTGGCGGCGGCCGTCGCCCCGCCGGCCCCCGTCGCGGCGCCCGCGGCGACCGCCCGGCACGGCGCGGGCATGCGGGCCGCCTGGTCGGTGGTACGCACGCGGCCGGCCGCCCGGCTCGGCATCGTCGCGGTGGCGGTCGGCCACCTGGTCATGGTCGCGGTGATGGTGATGACCCCGGTACGCCTGCACGAGTGGCACGACGACGCCGACGTGCTGCGGGTGGTCGGTCTCGTGCTGAGCCTGCACATCGCCGGCATGTACGCACTCGCCCCGGTGGCGGGCTGGCTCACCGACCGGGTCGGCCGCCGGGCGGTGATCCTCGGCGGCGTCGGGCTGCTGCTCGCGGCGTGCGCGGTCGCCGGCACGGCCGGGCACCACACGGCCCGGCTCTCGGTCGGGTTGTTCCTGCTCGGGCTGGGTTGGTCGGGGACCATGGTGGCGGGCTCGACGCTGCTGTCGGAGTCGGTGCCGGTGGGGATCCGGCCGAGCGTGCAGGGGCTCTCGGACCTGACGATGGGCCTGGCCGGCGCCGGGGCGGGGGCGGTCAGCGGGTTTGTCGTGGCGGCGGCCGGCTATCCGGTGCTCACCGGGCTCGCGGCGGTCGCGGTGGTGCCCCTGGTGACGCTAGCGTTGCGGCCGGTGCCGGTGGGCGCACCGGACGAGGAGGAATGA
- a CDS encoding acyl-CoA dehydrogenase family protein, translating into MEQHLYERDHEEFRELCREFLTREAVPHHERWEADGIVDREVWRRAGAAGLLGMDVDTEYGGGGQRDFRFNAVLDEEIVAAGCTGLGFGLHNDVVAPYLTELTTDEQRKRWLPGFCSGDLVTAIAMSEPGAGSDLAGIRTSAVRDGDGWVLNGQKTFITNGEMADLVVVVVRTAPDQGAHGVSLIAVESGTPGFSRGRRLAKVGLKANDTAELFFDDCRVPAENLIGTENHGFYHLMANLPRERLSIAVAAVAAAERLLAVTLDYARSRQAFGRPIGAFQHNRFLLAELDTEVTIARTFVNHCVAEYDAGRLSVTDAAKAKWWTTELQNRVADRCVQLHGGYGYMLEYPVAKAWLDGRVQTIYGGTTEIMKEIIGRGLGL; encoded by the coding sequence ATGGAGCAGCATCTCTACGAGCGCGACCACGAGGAGTTCCGCGAGCTGTGCCGCGAGTTCCTGACCCGCGAGGCGGTGCCCCACCACGAGCGCTGGGAGGCCGACGGGATCGTCGACCGCGAGGTGTGGCGCCGCGCCGGGGCCGCCGGCCTGCTGGGCATGGACGTCGACACGGAGTACGGCGGCGGCGGGCAGCGCGACTTCCGGTTCAACGCCGTGCTGGACGAGGAGATCGTCGCCGCCGGGTGCACCGGGCTCGGCTTCGGCCTGCACAACGACGTGGTGGCGCCGTACCTGACCGAACTCACCACGGACGAGCAGCGCAAGCGCTGGCTGCCCGGGTTCTGCTCCGGCGACCTGGTCACCGCGATCGCGATGAGCGAGCCGGGCGCCGGCTCCGACCTGGCCGGCATCCGTACGAGCGCGGTCCGCGACGGCGACGGCTGGGTGCTCAACGGCCAGAAGACCTTCATCACCAACGGTGAGATGGCCGACCTGGTGGTCGTGGTCGTGCGTACCGCCCCGGACCAGGGCGCGCACGGGGTGAGCCTGATCGCCGTGGAGAGCGGCACGCCCGGCTTCTCCCGGGGCCGGCGGCTGGCCAAGGTCGGGCTCAAGGCCAACGACACCGCCGAGCTGTTCTTCGACGACTGCCGGGTGCCGGCGGAGAACCTGATCGGCACCGAGAACCACGGCTTCTACCACCTGATGGCCAACCTGCCCCGGGAGCGGCTCAGCATCGCCGTCGCCGCGGTGGCCGCCGCCGAGCGGCTGCTCGCCGTCACCCTCGACTACGCGCGCTCCCGGCAGGCGTTCGGCCGGCCGATCGGCGCGTTCCAGCACAACCGCTTCCTGCTCGCCGAGCTGGACACCGAGGTCACCATCGCCCGCACCTTCGTCAACCACTGCGTCGCGGAGTACGACGCCGGCCGGCTCTCGGTCACCGACGCGGCCAAGGCGAAGTGGTGGACCACCGAGTTGCAGAACCGGGTCGCCGACCGCTGCGTGCAGCTGCACGGCGGGTACGGCTACATGCTGGAGTACCCGGTGGCGAAGGCCTGGCTGGACGGCCGGGTGCAGACCATCTACGGCGGCACCACCGAGATCATGAAGGAGATCATCGGCCGGGGCCTCGGGCTGTAA
- a CDS encoding sporulation protein: MRLTGVSPESGGTGLSVRTALANPSTRPGLRLPGRVTVVAGSTDVPVLHVRLGLVTTAEPDDPEAPRRLVQFHQATVAGAFVLRAGRGRSIPFEFPLPWETPVTVFGGVPLLSLRMGLRTEVAVEPALDQGAMVPVFVHPLPTQAHVLVALDTLGFSMRQAGLVDNRLPGVAQTLPLHQRLGYWVAPLYAGPITELELIFIADPAGLEVILWLDRRLALAGITHQSISRFRVWHTGAEQRDWVATVDAWLRAAINRHAAAAAHADWSATISESAHVSRPPDEPIHPGFGLGGTAGGAGVGGSGGGDGT, from the coding sequence GTGCGGTTGACGGGGGTGTCACCCGAGTCCGGCGGGACCGGGCTGTCGGTGCGCACGGCCCTGGCAAACCCGAGCACCCGTCCCGGGCTGCGGCTGCCGGGGCGGGTCACCGTCGTCGCCGGCTCCACCGACGTACCCGTCCTGCACGTCCGGCTCGGCCTGGTCACCACGGCCGAACCGGACGACCCGGAGGCACCCCGTCGCCTGGTGCAGTTCCACCAGGCCACGGTGGCCGGCGCCTTCGTGCTGCGCGCGGGGCGGGGCCGCTCGATCCCGTTCGAGTTCCCGCTGCCGTGGGAGACCCCCGTGACCGTCTTCGGCGGGGTGCCCCTGCTCAGCCTGCGGATGGGGCTGCGTACGGAGGTGGCTGTCGAGCCGGCGCTCGACCAGGGCGCGATGGTGCCGGTCTTCGTGCACCCGCTGCCCACCCAGGCGCACGTCCTGGTGGCTCTCGACACGCTCGGCTTCAGCATGCGCCAGGCCGGCCTGGTCGACAACCGGCTGCCGGGGGTGGCGCAGACCCTGCCGCTGCACCAGCGGCTGGGCTACTGGGTGGCACCGCTCTACGCCGGGCCGATCACCGAGCTGGAGCTGATCTTCATCGCCGACCCGGCCGGCCTGGAGGTGATCCTCTGGCTGGACCGGCGGCTCGCCCTGGCCGGGATCACCCACCAGAGCATCAGCCGGTTCCGGGTCTGGCACACCGGCGCCGAGCAGCGGGACTGGGTCGCGACCGTGGACGCCTGGCTGCGCGCGGCGATCAACCGGCACGCGGCGGCCGCCGCGCACGCCGACTGGTCCGCGACCATCTCCGAGTCGGCGCACGTCAGCCGCCCGCCGGACGAGCCGATCCACCCCGGCTTCGGCCTGGGCGGCACGGCCGGCGGAGCCGGCGTCGGCGGCTCCGGCGGCGGCGACGGCACCTGA
- the recA gene encoding recombinase RecA, with product MAAGPDREKALDLALAQIDKQFGKGSVMRLGERPVVQTSVIPTGSIALDVALGVGGLPRGRVVEIYGPESSGKTTVALHAVANAQRAGGIAAFVDAEHALDPEYAKALGVDTDALLVSQPDTGEQALEITDMLVRSGAIDIIVIDSVAALVPRAEIEGEMGDSHVGLQARLMSQALRKITGVLNNTGTTAIFINQLREKIGVMFGSPETTTGGRALKFYASVRLDVRRIESLKDGTDVVGNRTRVKVVKNKVAAPFKQAEFDIMYGKGISREGSLIDVGVEQAIIRKSGAWYTYDGDQLGQGKEKAREFLRENPDVAAEIEKKILEKLGVGVGAGDAAGGPELPPVDF from the coding sequence ATGGCCGCAGGGCCCGATCGGGAGAAGGCACTCGACCTTGCTCTCGCTCAGATCGACAAGCAGTTCGGCAAGGGTTCGGTGATGCGGCTGGGAGAGCGGCCGGTCGTCCAGACCTCGGTGATTCCGACGGGTTCGATCGCGCTCGACGTGGCGCTCGGCGTGGGCGGTCTGCCCCGGGGCCGGGTCGTCGAGATCTACGGTCCGGAGTCCAGCGGTAAGACCACGGTGGCGCTGCACGCGGTGGCCAACGCCCAGCGGGCCGGCGGCATCGCCGCCTTCGTCGACGCCGAGCACGCGCTCGACCCGGAATACGCCAAGGCGCTCGGCGTCGACACCGACGCCCTGCTGGTCTCCCAGCCCGACACGGGCGAGCAGGCGCTGGAGATCACGGACATGCTGGTCCGCTCCGGCGCGATCGACATCATCGTCATCGACTCGGTGGCCGCGCTGGTGCCGCGCGCCGAGATCGAGGGCGAGATGGGCGACAGCCACGTGGGTCTCCAGGCCCGGCTGATGAGCCAGGCGCTGCGGAAGATCACCGGTGTGCTCAACAACACCGGCACCACGGCGATCTTCATCAACCAGCTCCGCGAGAAGATCGGCGTCATGTTCGGCAGCCCCGAGACCACCACGGGTGGTCGGGCGCTGAAGTTCTACGCCTCGGTCCGGCTCGACGTGCGCCGCATCGAGAGCCTCAAGGACGGCACCGACGTGGTCGGCAACCGCACCCGGGTCAAGGTCGTGAAGAACAAGGTCGCCGCGCCGTTCAAGCAGGCCGAGTTCGACATCATGTACGGCAAGGGCATCTCCCGCGAGGGCTCGCTGATCGACGTCGGCGTCGAGCAGGCGATCATCCGCAAGTCCGGCGCCTGGTACACCTACGACGGCGACCAGCTGGGCCAGGGCAAGGAGAAGGCCCGCGAGTTCCTCCGGGAGAACCCGGACGTGGCCGCCGAGATCGAGAAGAAGATCCTGGAGAAGCTCGGCGTCGGGGTCGGCGCGGGTGACGCCGCCGGTGGCCCGGAGCTGCCGCCGGTCGACTTCTGA
- a CDS encoding aminotransferase class I/II-fold pyridoxal phosphate-dependent enzyme yields MSARYQVAGTTAAEISASIESGIRSAALAPGDALPPVRELAARLAVSPATAARAYQELRQRGLVVTAGRHGTRVRPRPPVAARRSALRPPPAAGLRDLSRGEPDVRLLPPLGAHLAGLAAAAGEPVGYPAAGVLPELAEAARERLAADGVPAAELTVTGGALDGIERLLGAHLRPGDSVAVEDPGWANLLDLVAALGLRPIGVPVDDDGPLVAGVGAALAAGARALIVTSRAQNPTGAAVSAERAGELRALLAGRSDLLLIEDDHAAELARVPLHPLAGATPTWAFVRSVSKPFGPDLRLAVLVGDETTVARVAGRARVGAGWVSTVLQRLVLALWRDPAVAVLVDRAASSYERRRAALIGALAEHGLTAHGRSGINVWLPVDDETSVLTALRDAGWAVAPGALHRIAGPPALRITVSSLDEAEIPELAGAVARAVRPAPTAGFTA; encoded by the coding sequence GTGTCAGCACGCTATCAGGTCGCCGGTACGACAGCCGCCGAGATTTCGGCCAGCATCGAATCGGGCATCCGCTCCGCCGCCCTCGCCCCCGGCGACGCGCTGCCGCCGGTGCGGGAGCTCGCCGCCCGGCTCGCGGTGAGCCCCGCCACCGCGGCCCGCGCCTACCAGGAGCTGCGCCAGCGGGGCCTGGTGGTCACCGCCGGCCGGCACGGCACCAGGGTCCGGCCCCGGCCGCCCGTGGCGGCCCGCCGCTCCGCGTTGCGCCCGCCGCCCGCCGCCGGCCTGCGCGACCTCTCCCGGGGCGAGCCGGACGTGCGGCTGCTGCCGCCCCTCGGGGCACACCTCGCGGGCCTGGCCGCCGCAGCGGGCGAGCCGGTCGGCTACCCGGCGGCCGGGGTGCTGCCCGAGCTGGCCGAGGCGGCCCGCGAGCGGCTGGCAGCCGACGGCGTACCGGCGGCGGAGCTGACCGTCACCGGCGGGGCGCTGGACGGCATCGAGCGGCTGCTCGGCGCGCACCTGCGCCCTGGGGACTCGGTCGCGGTCGAGGACCCGGGCTGGGCCAACCTGCTCGACCTGGTCGCCGCGCTCGGGCTGCGGCCGATCGGCGTGCCGGTCGACGACGACGGTCCGCTCGTCGCCGGGGTCGGCGCCGCCCTCGCCGCCGGCGCGCGGGCGCTGATCGTGACGAGCCGGGCCCAGAACCCCACCGGCGCGGCGGTCTCCGCCGAACGGGCCGGCGAGCTGCGCGCCCTGCTCGCCGGGCGGTCCGACCTGCTGCTGATCGAGGACGACCACGCCGCCGAGCTGGCCCGCGTACCGCTGCACCCGCTCGCCGGGGCGACCCCGACGTGGGCCTTCGTCCGCTCGGTGAGCAAGCCGTTCGGCCCCGACCTGCGGCTGGCCGTGCTGGTGGGCGACGAGACCACCGTCGCCCGGGTGGCCGGACGCGCCCGGGTCGGCGCCGGCTGGGTCTCCACGGTGCTGCAACGGCTGGTCCTGGCGCTCTGGCGCGACCCCGCCGTGGCCGTGCTGGTGGACCGGGCCGCCAGCAGCTACGAGCGGCGGCGCGCGGCACTGATCGGCGCGCTCGCCGAGCACGGCCTGACCGCCCACGGGCGCAGCGGCATCAACGTCTGGCTGCCGGTCGACGACGAGACCAGCGTGCTGACCGCGCTGCGCGACGCCGGCTGGGCGGTCGCGCCCGGCGCGCTGCACCGCATCGCCGGCCCGCCAGCACTGCGGATCACCGTCAGCTCGCTCGACGAGGCGGAGATCCCGGAGCTGGCCGGGGCGGTGGCCCGGGCGGTCCGGCCCGCACCCACCGCAGGCTTCACGGCGTGA
- a CDS encoding UdgX family uracil-DNA binding protein (This protein belongs to the uracil DNA glycosylase superfamily, members of which act in excision repair of DNA. However, it belongs more specifically to UdgX branch, whose founding member was found to bind uracil in DNA (where it does not belong), without cleaving it, appears to promote DNA repair by a pathway involving RecA, rather than base excision.), with protein MAEQTETAPGAQKFIPPRADTLDDLRAAAAGCRGCELHRDASQTVFGRGDAGARVVFVGEQPGDLEDQKGLPFVGPAGRLLRRAVDDARLDPGHIYLTNAVKHFRFELRGRRRIHQTPDRVHVTACRPWLVAEFAQLRPEIVVVLGATAAKALLGPTFRVTRQRGELLPWPESAQHPEDFRRVPVDSTGAVADAPPARLLATIHPSAVLRADDQDKAYEGLVADLTVAARTLAA; from the coding sequence ATGGCCGAGCAGACCGAGACCGCGCCGGGCGCGCAGAAGTTCATCCCGCCGCGCGCCGACACCCTCGACGACCTGCGCGCCGCCGCCGCCGGCTGCCGGGGCTGCGAGCTCCACCGGGACGCGTCGCAGACCGTCTTCGGTCGCGGCGACGCCGGTGCGCGGGTGGTCTTCGTGGGCGAGCAGCCCGGCGACCTGGAGGACCAGAAGGGCCTGCCGTTCGTCGGCCCCGCCGGCCGGCTGCTGCGCAGGGCGGTCGACGACGCCCGGCTCGACCCCGGCCACATCTACCTCACCAACGCGGTGAAGCACTTCCGCTTCGAGCTGCGCGGCAGGCGGCGCATCCACCAGACCCCGGACCGGGTGCACGTCACCGCCTGCCGGCCCTGGCTGGTGGCCGAGTTCGCCCAGCTCCGCCCGGAGATCGTGGTGGTGCTGGGCGCCACCGCCGCCAAGGCCCTGCTCGGCCCGACGTTCCGGGTCACCCGCCAGCGCGGCGAGCTGCTGCCCTGGCCGGAGTCGGCCCAGCACCCGGAGGACTTCCGGCGGGTGCCGGTGGATTCCACGGGCGCCGTCGCGGACGCCCCGCCGGCCCGGCTGCTGGCCACCATCCACCCGTCCGCCGTGCTGCGCGCCGACGACCAGGACAAGGCGTACGAGGGGCTGGTCGCCGACCTCACCGTGGCCGCCCGCACCCTCGCCGCCTGA
- a CDS encoding DUF3046 domain-containing protein: protein MRLTDFWSRLEEAFGPGYAASIARDQVLAQLGGRTVEQALASGEQTHVVWRAVCAAYPDRVPARLR, encoded by the coding sequence GTGCGGCTGACCGACTTCTGGTCCCGGTTGGAGGAGGCGTTCGGGCCCGGCTACGCGGCCAGCATCGCCCGCGACCAGGTGCTCGCGCAGCTCGGCGGGCGGACCGTCGAGCAGGCCCTGGCGTCGGGTGAGCAGACCCACGTGGTGTGGCGCGCGGTCTGCGCCGCCTATCCCGACCGGGTGCCCGCACGACTACGCTGA